taaatagcctaataaaagcctaagtTATCAAACtcacccccgatttaggattggtaccccggaactccaatttgaaaactcgctccggttagattgtagagaatctccccacgagtctcctgcaATTTCCGttcattaatggggcttatagtttaagagaaattgaggtaagtttgcaatttgaccttaccctaggagatatgcttacgccgctcccacgacagatccgctctagtagaaatgtcggtggcggcgagccTCTGcatattttcagatttttgatcaGCCAAATATCGGAAACGtggtggaggagagtgggagagagaagacGAGGAGACCAGAGACACTGCGAGAGACTAAGAGAGAAAGCTGAGAACACTGGGCGTAggaatccaattcaaattggatttgaTTGAAATTGAAGCAAAGCTTCCTAGAGAAGCTTGCactatgtaatatatataagttaaagttttatatatatatcttgtttcaatattttttttttccttatcatactattcattttacttattaatttaattattttatttattttttaattttattttattattttttttaattaatttttttattattattatttttttttaggattactacatataggatttataacaaaagaacactcaccgtcattgaatcaattcacataaactttgatgaatcaaaccctttttcaagagaagttaaaaatgcaaaaaatgatgatattttcaaaaaggaggatgaggtagaaatcaaggaaaatgaagtaaATGAAGAAACCCcaaaagatgaacctatagaaaatcctgaattaccaagagaatggaagtatttAAAAGATCACCttcaagatcaaattataagtgaaccatctagaggtgtaactactagatcttctttaaagaatttatgcaatcactatgcattcctatctcaagatgagcCTAAAGACGTTGAAGAggcccttaaagatgactcttgaTAATTGttatgtaagaagaattaaaccaatttgaaagaagtaaagtatagCAATTAGTActcaaacctgaaaatcattttatcataggaactaaatgggtatttagaaataaaagtATGCGAATGGTatagtcattagaaacaaagctaaacttgtagctaaaggatataaccaagaagaatcgatagactatgatgaaacctttgcccctgtaactagaatggaagttataagaatgttgttagcttatgctttctacaaagaatttaagttataccaaatggatgttaaaagtgcattcttaaatgagtatattaatgaagaggtatatgttgaacaaccccctagttttgaaaatatagaaaatcctaatcataTATTTAGACTAATtaaagctttgtatggattaaagcagGCCCCTAGGGCTTTGTATGAAAGATTTAAtcgatttctaattgagaagagGTTTTCGAGAGGACAAATCTATAGTACCTTGTTCGTTAAAACCAAGAAAGATGATATACTCTTAATTCAACTAATAatgtttaaaaaaatgatattattttatattaaaaaaattctaaagtgggaaaaaaaaaatgaattactTAAATGGTAAAAGACACTAACTTTATATGAAATTTAATAAAAGGATAAGAACATCTTCTAAATTTCAAAGATCTCATAAACATttcttgatatttaatttttaggaCAGTAATAACTCTAAAAAAAAGTTTCCCCTTTTGTTAAATATAAGGAGAGGTCCTTGatcaaaaaaatttttttttttttttggcaaactaGCTAGAGGTATGTAAAATTTTAGTATGTGAGGTAACTTGTTATCGAATTTTAGAAGAGGTAAATGCCTTTTATCCTCACTTATATCGGAATTGATTCCCAAAAGATCAtctaaaaatgaataaataaaaaaatagcaaCCAAAAGTGTATTACAGCTGAGCTGCTCTAACTTTCCAACCTCAAAATAGCTTTGATTTTTTTGAAGGCGGGGCATGACAAGAAAGAAGGCCGCCCACTGCTCCCCTAAACTCCTATTAGGGTGTGAAGAGTGGGCGTTTGTGGGGGCTCACCGCTCATACCAGCTCCCAAGTCAACCTCACGGGAATAAACAAAAGCAGCTTTGCCAATAAAAGTCCAAATTCCCCCATCCATCATCAATAGAATCCAATGCTTCAGCCCCATCCCCATTTCTCTATTTcgactcttcttcttcttcttcttcttcttcttcttcttctttcgcAGGGCCTATTTGCCTGCTAGCACTGAAGGTTTCGACTTTCAACTTAAACCCTGTTTCTTTCAACCCATCAACCCAACTGATGACTACTGTACGTTCCCAAAAAATGAAAACTGGTGCTATTAATCTCAATTCAGTTCTTTGTTATGTTGAATATGTTCCCATTTCTTTTTAATTCTGAAATCTCAATCAAAATGGTCATGGCTGGGTAATAGAGTTTCTCTTGTGCATCAGGTGGTGGAGCTGAGGGTGGGTTTGCACTGCGAAGAGTGCATCAAGAAAATCCTCAAGGCCATCAAGAAAATTAAAGGTATGCCCTTTTTGCTGTGTCTTATTATATGCATCCTTTCTAGCTTTTTTACTTTCTTTGGGAGAAGATTTGTTTGAAGGTGGTGATTAATTAGTCAATCCGGGTGGACTGTTGAGCAGATATAGAAACCTATAATGTTGATACGCAGCAGAACAAGGTGACTGTCACGGGCAATGTAACCACAGAAGAAGTCATCAGAGTTCTTCAGAAGAGTGGAAAAACTGCCAGCACTTGGGAGGAGAACACTGAATAAACAAGAATTTTGAAGAATTAATTTCTCTCCTTCTTGATATTTAATTAGCCgatcccacttagtgggactaagacttgaTTTTGTTGATGTTGTTCTTATATACAATTAATCGAATTTTGATTAATAATGGCCAATGGGCATTTTTGTGTTAGGCACAAGAGGCCGCTGTACTGGCACAACTCATTTGTAATAGTATTTGTCTAAAATCTAAACTTAGCATGCTTTCTCCTTAATACCTATTTGCTTAGTTATAGGGGTGGGCTGAGCATTATTCAATATTAAATTCTCAGTTATGCCCGAATTAACCCATATAACTAAAATACTTTTACAGGCAAATGAGCCAAAAAAGCTTAGGCTTTTATGTTTTGGAGGCCAATTATGTATATAAAGTCATAACCCACTCAttctttactttattttttttaaaatggcaCAACTCACACAAGTGAACTTTTCAATACGGGGCCAAATATATATTAAGAGAGTCGCCGTGACTAAGGAATCATTTGCAACCACTTAAtagaaatgtttttcaaaaaagTACTGAATTTGATAAGTGCTGATAGGAAGTGTTAAATTGAAAAAGTATTGAAAATTATACATAATATCTGCTTGTATTTAAAATGAATGATAtttggatacttacttttattatatggtactaaattattatttttaaatatattttagattacaaaattaatatttttaattagcaattttattaataattattttaattatttataattataattaaaatattttctatttaaaaaataatataagattattatttttaattaatagtaaatttgttattaatgtatatttatagcaTATTACTATCATAATAaactatgataaaaataatattattaattaaatttataattttaatttatttaatgttaatttaagtTAATAAATAGTTCTCGTTCAATCCTGAATTGAGGTATAATAACTAGTatgtaattttaaatatatttatgataaaatattaatatttttataattaaaaatttagatGATAGTTAcattaattttctaattaatttctttaattaaaattgtag
This region of Malania oleifera isolate guangnan ecotype guangnan chromosome 10, ASM2987363v1, whole genome shotgun sequence genomic DNA includes:
- the LOC131166473 gene encoding heavy metal-associated isoprenylated plant protein 45, yielding MTTVVELRVGLHCEECIKKILKAIKKIKDIETYNVDTQQNKVTVTGNVTTEEVIRVLQKSGKTASTWEENTE